In one window of Mobiluncus massiliensis DNA:
- a CDS encoding intracellular motility protein A, whose amino-acid sequence MNTPDSQNSEPAVPDWQALDSVTPDQPVLVPDSGPHPFDAPSRVQVLLLGAAVVVLLVLSVVGWWQAAVWGLVVALLALAVFRLTNRHAWTRARGTIFDVTVLVAAATGITLVMLVLPE is encoded by the coding sequence TTGAACACCCCTGACTCCCAAAACTCCGAACCCGCCGTGCCGGACTGGCAGGCACTGGATTCAGTGACACCTGACCAGCCCGTCTTGGTGCCTGACTCGGGTCCGCATCCGTTCGATGCCCCCAGCCGTGTCCAAGTGCTGCTGTTAGGGGCCGCGGTAGTGGTCCTGTTGGTGTTGTCCGTAGTCGGATGGTGGCAAGCGGCGGTTTGGGGCCTGGTTGTGGCGCTGCTGGCGCTGGCGGTGTTTCGCCTGACTAACCGTCACGCATGGACCAGGGCGCGGGGAACTATCTTTGATGTGACGGTACTGGTTGCAGCGGCAACGGGGATTACCCTGGTGATGCTGGTA
- a CDS encoding bifunctional phosphoribosylaminoimidazolecarboxamide formyltransferase/inosine monophosphate cyclohydrolase, protein MAETTNRNRETQIPIKRALISVWDKTGLEELARALVEAGVQIISTGSTAKKIAAAGLPVTPVEDVTGFPECLEGRVKTLHPHIHAGILADRRKPDHVKQLQDLQVEPIDLVVCNLYPFEDTVASGADFDACVEQIDIGGPSMVRAAAKNHPSVAVVVSPYAYDTVIEAVRAGGFDLRERRILASQAFAHTAEYDAAIATWFDDQITRFAMESIGAVASQDESDEDSVMSEWVELSGDRIATLRYGENPHQSAALYVDLEQIADMMEENPDGDCNCPACAHHPELDDIEACDRAGSDPQSKPAPGIANAIQLHGKAMSFNNYTDGDAAIRAAYDHAEPCVAIIKHANPCGIAVAADVATAHRKAHACDPVSAFGGVIAVNRPVTVELAKQIAPIFTEVVLAPSYEPGAVKALAAKKNLRVLRVTPPARGALEVRQVSGGYLAQQRDDVAEPGDRSSGWTKVCGPDVDEATLHDLEFAWQTIRATKSNAILLAHDGATVGIGMGQVNRVDSCKLAVERANTLGGRETGDAAASQSDVAGGARAEDLAVAAPPERARGAVAASDAFFPFADGPQILINAGVKAIVQPGGSIRDQETIDVCEKAGVTMFTTGVRHFFH, encoded by the coding sequence GTGGCGGAAACGACAAATCGGAATAGGGAAACTCAGATTCCCATCAAGCGGGCTTTGATTAGCGTGTGGGACAAAACCGGACTGGAGGAACTGGCGCGGGCTCTGGTCGAAGCCGGTGTGCAAATCATTTCCACCGGCTCCACCGCAAAAAAGATTGCGGCAGCGGGTCTCCCCGTCACCCCGGTAGAAGACGTGACGGGCTTTCCCGAATGCTTGGAAGGGCGGGTAAAAACCCTGCACCCGCACATTCACGCCGGCATCCTCGCAGATCGGCGCAAACCTGACCACGTCAAGCAACTGCAGGACCTGCAGGTCGAGCCGATAGACCTGGTGGTGTGCAACCTTTACCCCTTCGAAGACACGGTAGCCAGCGGTGCCGACTTTGACGCCTGCGTGGAACAGATTGACATCGGCGGGCCTTCCATGGTGCGCGCCGCGGCAAAGAACCACCCCTCGGTGGCGGTCGTGGTGTCACCCTACGCCTACGACACCGTCATCGAAGCAGTCCGGGCAGGTGGCTTTGACCTGCGCGAGCGCCGAATTTTGGCGTCTCAGGCTTTCGCGCATACCGCTGAATATGACGCCGCCATTGCTACCTGGTTTGACGACCAGATTACTCGTTTCGCCATGGAAAGTATCGGCGCGGTGGCGTCGCAAGATGAATCGGATGAAGATTCCGTGATGTCGGAATGGGTGGAGCTCTCTGGGGATCGAATTGCCACCCTGCGTTACGGGGAGAACCCGCATCAGTCCGCGGCTCTTTACGTAGACCTTGAACAGATTGCGGACATGATGGAAGAGAATCCCGACGGGGATTGCAACTGTCCCGCCTGCGCTCACCACCCCGAGCTGGACGATATCGAGGCTTGCGACCGAGCCGGTTCGGACCCCCAGTCCAAGCCGGCTCCCGGCATCGCCAACGCGATTCAGCTGCATGGCAAAGCAATGTCGTTCAACAACTACACGGACGGGGACGCGGCGATACGCGCAGCTTATGACCACGCGGAGCCTTGCGTGGCGATTATCAAACACGCCAATCCTTGCGGCATTGCGGTAGCCGCTGATGTCGCTACCGCGCATCGCAAAGCCCACGCCTGTGACCCGGTCAGTGCCTTCGGCGGTGTTATCGCGGTGAACCGTCCGGTGACGGTGGAGTTGGCGAAACAGATTGCCCCGATATTTACCGAGGTAGTGCTGGCTCCGTCCTATGAGCCGGGGGCAGTGAAAGCCTTGGCAGCAAAGAAGAACCTGCGCGTGCTGCGTGTCACCCCGCCAGCCCGAGGGGCCCTGGAAGTGCGCCAGGTCAGCGGGGGATACCTGGCTCAGCAGCGTGATGACGTGGCGGAGCCGGGGGACCGTTCCAGCGGGTGGACCAAGGTGTGCGGTCCTGACGTTGACGAAGCGACCCTGCACGACCTGGAGTTTGCTTGGCAGACAATCCGCGCCACGAAGTCTAACGCCATTCTCTTGGCGCATGACGGGGCGACGGTCGGCATCGGCATGGGCCAGGTCAACCGAGTGGATTCCTGCAAACTGGCGGTGGAACGTGCCAACACCCTGGGCGGACGTGAAACCGGAGATGCCGCCGCGAGTCAAAGCGATGTGGCCGGAGGCGCTCGTGCCGAGGATTTGGCGGTGGCGGCTCCACCCGAGCGAGCCCGCGGAGCGGTCGCGGCTTCCGACGCGTTCTTCCCCTTTGCCGATGGGCCGCAAATCCTCATTAACGCGGGGGTGAAAGCCATCGTGCAGCCCGGCGGTTCTATCCGTGACCAGGAAACCATTGATGTGTGTGAAAAGGCCGGGGTCACGATGTTCACCACCGGGGTGCGTCACTTCTTCCACTAG
- the purN gene encoding phosphoribosylglycinamide formyltransferase translates to MTKRVLTLPGNRPSRLVVLISGEGSNLQALYKATANPAYGAEIVGVVSDRETAGGLQWAQSQGIPTATVCLGDFPDREAWDSALTVAVQSWEPDLIVSAGFLKILGPKFLAQWPSRVVNTHNSLLPSFVGIHGPRDALRAGVKLAGATLFIVDPGMDTGPILAQVAVPVHDDDDLESLTERIKVAERAQLVDSVGRMVQHGWWIDEVRAGFESD, encoded by the coding sequence ATGACGAAGCGAGTCTTAACGCTGCCCGGTAACCGCCCCTCCCGCCTGGTGGTGCTAATTTCCGGGGAAGGTTCTAATCTTCAGGCGCTCTACAAAGCGACCGCGAACCCCGCTTACGGCGCGGAAATAGTGGGGGTCGTTTCCGACCGGGAAACAGCCGGGGGTTTGCAATGGGCACAATCACAAGGGATTCCCACTGCCACGGTTTGTTTGGGGGACTTTCCCGATCGGGAAGCCTGGGATAGCGCGCTGACGGTAGCGGTGCAGTCCTGGGAACCGGATTTAATCGTCAGCGCCGGATTTCTAAAAATTTTGGGTCCGAAATTCTTAGCTCAGTGGCCCTCCCGCGTGGTTAACACCCACAATTCGCTGCTGCCCTCTTTCGTGGGCATTCATGGACCGCGCGATGCGCTGCGAGCCGGAGTGAAACTGGCGGGGGCGACGCTGTTCATTGTCGATCCGGGCATGGACACCGGCCCAATTCTGGCCCAGGTGGCGGTTCCGGTCCACGACGATGACGACCTCGAATCGTTGACTGAGAGAATCAAAGTCGCTGAACGTGCCCAGTTAGTCGACAGCGTCGGCCGGATGGTGCAGCACGGCTGGTGGATCGACGAAGTTCGTGCCGGTTTTGAAAGTGACTAG
- a CDS encoding DUF6350 family protein: MDARSNRPGQRPPTRPGRRQRRVNTAPDGQSLPTEPSEERTGSPGSLTSAGSAGLNATKRFRRLDFRSVFRSVFRKPTRDEMFPAGTWRSLWLGFQTWAISWAVLVLLAIAVWMPTATTPSEEGTKWSDALAVGNAIFAAALRAEFSSETMRFSLTPWGLTLLIGLMLAASLRAAKPPNAAALVWGLLAFLVPCWVCLGFAAVSLVVWRAFIFSLFFAVIVFFAVARHLTWWNVTAFFPEGEPWPWLSLASRCLRVLAAGGAALSLVFLVAAMFTGWEQMRTIWTGLKPDVLGSVAMVLVILAYLPTLLVWSAAWITGPGISLGQGTVFSPGQVIGGDLPPVPVLAWLPDVPVGWWPLIFPVALAIGLGLYLGGRHQLGLADTALSLALFLAGLLLGGLLIVWFVSGSLGPGRLVNVGPLGSTLYAGVLAWGVPFVVTALLNHPWTREATRRFAVRVSGKNPEALPTARIDL, translated from the coding sequence ATGGACGCACGGTCTAACCGTCCTGGTCAGCGTCCCCCGACTCGTCCGGGGAGGCGTCAGCGTCGCGTCAACACCGCTCCTGACGGCCAATCCCTGCCGACCGAGCCCAGCGAGGAACGCACAGGTTCGCCCGGGTCCCTGACCAGCGCCGGTTCTGCGGGACTGAACGCGACAAAACGTTTTCGCCGCCTCGATTTCCGCTCTGTTTTCCGTTCCGTATTCCGCAAACCTACCCGCGACGAAATGTTCCCTGCCGGAACTTGGCGCTCCCTGTGGCTGGGATTCCAGACTTGGGCGATTAGCTGGGCGGTGCTGGTGCTTCTGGCGATTGCGGTGTGGATGCCCACAGCGACCACTCCTTCCGAAGAAGGTACGAAGTGGAGCGATGCCCTGGCGGTGGGCAATGCTATTTTTGCCGCCGCCCTCCGCGCCGAGTTTTCCAGCGAAACGATGCGTTTTTCCCTCACGCCGTGGGGGCTGACCCTGCTGATTGGGCTGATGCTGGCAGCGAGTTTGCGGGCAGCAAAACCCCCGAACGCCGCGGCTTTGGTGTGGGGTCTGTTGGCCTTCCTGGTTCCGTGCTGGGTGTGTCTGGGTTTTGCTGCAGTTTCCCTGGTGGTGTGGCGCGCGTTCATTTTTTCGTTATTTTTCGCAGTGATAGTGTTCTTTGCCGTGGCCAGACATCTGACCTGGTGGAATGTGACCGCGTTCTTTCCCGAGGGTGAACCGTGGCCGTGGCTGAGTTTGGCGAGCCGCTGCCTGCGGGTACTCGCTGCAGGCGGCGCGGCTCTTTCCTTGGTTTTCCTGGTTGCGGCCATGTTTACCGGCTGGGAGCAAATGCGCACCATCTGGACCGGACTGAAACCGGACGTGCTCGGTTCCGTGGCGATGGTCCTGGTCATCCTTGCTTACCTGCCGACTTTGCTGGTGTGGAGTGCGGCGTGGATTACCGGTCCGGGCATCAGCTTGGGTCAAGGGACAGTGTTTTCTCCCGGCCAAGTCATTGGGGGTGACTTGCCGCCGGTGCCGGTGTTGGCGTGGTTGCCGGACGTGCCGGTAGGGTGGTGGCCTCTGATTTTCCCGGTGGCACTAGCGATTGGCTTGGGTCTTTACCTTGGCGGACGTCATCAGCTCGGACTGGCTGACACCGCGTTGTCTCTGGCCCTGTTCCTGGCGGGATTGCTGCTGGGCGGGCTGCTCATCGTGTGGTTTGTCAGCGGTTCACTAGGGCCGGGCCGTCTGGTGAACGTGGGTCCTCTCGGCTCGACCCTCTACGCGGGGGTGCTGGCTTGGGGGGTGCCTTTCGTGGTGACCGCCCTGCTGAATCATCCGTGGACGCGTGAAGCAACCCGGCGCTTCGCGGTGCGGGTCTCGGGCAAGAATCCGGAGGCCCTTCCCACTGCTAGAATCGACTTATGA
- the sucD gene encoding succinate--CoA ligase subunit alpha, with amino-acid sequence MSIFLDENSKVIVQGMTGSEGRKHTTRMLAYGTKVVAGTNPKKAGTTVEFDVVPYGPLADSVQGGTVSVPVYGTVADAKAATGANTSVIFVPPAGAKGAIIEAVDAGMELVVVITEHIPVQDTNAAFAYAKSHGVRMIGPNCPGIISPGKSNVGITPGDITPRGKLGLVSKSGTLTYQMMYELRDLGFTTCIGIGGDPIIGTTHIDALEAFEQDPDTELIVMIGEIGGDAEERAAAYIKEHVTKPVVGYVAGFTAPEGKTMGHAGAIVSGSSGTAAAKKEALEAVGVRVGKTPSETARIAREIMQSK; translated from the coding sequence ATGTCGATTTTTCTTGATGAAAACTCCAAAGTAATTGTCCAGGGCATGACCGGCTCCGAGGGCCGCAAGCACACGACCCGGATGCTCGCCTACGGCACCAAAGTGGTCGCTGGCACGAACCCGAAAAAGGCCGGAACCACCGTTGAATTCGACGTCGTTCCCTACGGCCCGCTGGCTGACTCGGTTCAGGGCGGTACCGTCAGCGTCCCGGTGTATGGCACGGTTGCTGATGCCAAGGCCGCGACTGGCGCGAACACTTCGGTCATCTTTGTACCCCCGGCGGGCGCGAAAGGCGCCATCATCGAAGCCGTGGATGCCGGCATGGAACTGGTGGTGGTCATCACCGAGCACATTCCCGTCCAGGACACGAATGCCGCCTTTGCCTACGCGAAGTCTCACGGGGTGCGCATGATTGGCCCGAACTGCCCCGGTATCATCAGCCCCGGCAAGTCCAACGTCGGTATCACCCCCGGCGACATCACCCCGCGCGGCAAGCTCGGCTTGGTGTCCAAGTCCGGCACGCTGACCTACCAGATGATGTACGAGCTGCGTGACCTGGGCTTCACTACCTGCATCGGTATCGGCGGTGACCCGATTATCGGCACGACCCACATCGATGCCCTCGAGGCCTTTGAGCAGGATCCTGATACTGAACTGATTGTGATGATTGGTGAAATCGGCGGGGACGCCGAGGAACGCGCGGCCGCCTACATCAAAGAGCACGTCACCAAGCCCGTAGTGGGTTACGTGGCGGGCTTCACCGCACCCGAAGGCAAGACCATGGGGCACGCGGGCGCTATCGTCTCTGGTTCCTCCGGCACCGCGGCCGCCAAGAAAGAAGCCCTCGAGGCCGTGGGGGTGCGCGTTGGCAAGACGCCGAGCGAAACCGCGCGCATCGCCCGGGAAATCATGCAGAGCAAATAG
- the sucC gene encoding ADP-forming succinate--CoA ligase subunit beta has translation MDLYEYQARDLFDKHGVPVLPGKVASTVEEAKAAFTALGAPLAVVKAQVKTGGRGKAGGVKLARSAEEAEANAQAILGMDIKGHTVYRVMVAAGADIDREFYFSILLDRANRQNLAMCSVEGGMEIEQLAKEKPEALAKVPIPASGMDEAVARQIADEAGFDPQTAAKVVPVFLKLWDVYTGEDATLVEVNPLVATKQGDIIALDGKVTLDDNARYRHPEHAELVDHKAADERELKAQEAGLNYVRLEGQVGIIGNGAGLVMSTLDVVAYAGEKYGTKPANFLDIGGGASAEVMAKGLDVILTDPQVKSCFVNVFGGITACDEVANGIIGALQILGDQATKPLVVRLDGNKVEEGRAILKAANHPLVTMMETMDEAADKAAQLAAK, from the coding sequence GTGGACCTCTACGAGTACCAGGCGCGTGACCTGTTTGATAAGCATGGAGTCCCGGTTTTGCCGGGCAAAGTCGCAAGCACTGTGGAGGAGGCCAAGGCTGCTTTCACCGCCTTGGGTGCTCCGCTGGCAGTAGTAAAAGCTCAGGTTAAGACCGGTGGTCGCGGTAAGGCTGGCGGTGTTAAGCTGGCTCGCAGCGCGGAGGAAGCCGAAGCTAACGCCCAAGCGATTTTGGGTATGGACATTAAAGGCCACACTGTTTACCGCGTGATGGTGGCGGCTGGTGCCGACATTGACCGGGAGTTCTACTTCTCGATTCTGCTTGACCGTGCTAACCGCCAAAACCTGGCGATGTGCTCGGTCGAAGGCGGCATGGAAATCGAACAGCTCGCCAAAGAAAAGCCTGAAGCGCTGGCGAAGGTGCCGATTCCCGCTTCTGGCATGGACGAGGCCGTGGCTCGCCAGATTGCTGACGAAGCTGGATTCGACCCGCAGACCGCCGCGAAGGTCGTCCCGGTATTCCTGAAACTGTGGGATGTCTACACCGGCGAGGATGCCACCCTGGTGGAGGTAAACCCGCTGGTAGCAACCAAGCAGGGCGACATCATCGCCTTGGACGGCAAGGTCACTTTGGATGACAACGCCCGCTACCGTCACCCCGAACACGCTGAACTGGTCGACCACAAGGCGGCTGACGAGCGTGAACTCAAGGCGCAGGAGGCCGGGTTGAACTACGTTCGTCTGGAAGGCCAGGTCGGCATCATTGGTAACGGTGCTGGTCTGGTTATGTCTACCCTGGACGTGGTGGCCTACGCCGGGGAAAAGTACGGAACAAAGCCCGCAAACTTCCTGGACATCGGCGGGGGCGCCTCGGCCGAGGTCATGGCAAAAGGTCTGGATGTGATTCTGACCGACCCGCAGGTCAAATCCTGTTTCGTCAATGTTTTCGGCGGCATCACCGCGTGCGATGAGGTCGCAAACGGCATTATCGGCGCGCTCCAGATTCTCGGCGACCAGGCGACGAAACCCCTGGTGGTGCGCTTGGACGGCAACAAGGTTGAGGAGGGGCGTGCGATTCTGAAAGCCGCCAATCACCCCTTGGTCACCATGATGGAAACGATGGACGAAGCCGCCGACAAGGCTGCACAGCTGGCCGCGAAGTAA
- the ppk2 gene encoding polyphosphate kinase 2, with the protein MQDHGNPGKESITRPEPPLKVPNKIYETELYRLQTELAKLQRWVKQTGARIVVIFEGRDAAGKGGTIKRLTEYLSPRVARVVALPTPTEREKTQWYFQRYISHLPAAGEIVIFDRSWYNRAGVEKVMGFATPIQVQKFMQQCPTFERMLVEDGIMLRKYWFSVSDKVQYERFSRRLHDPLRQWKLSPMDLESITRWEDYSRAKDEMLVHTDTTECPWYQVSSDSKKAARLNMIAHFLSTIPYTDLPSDTAPITLPERPPSSGYVRTSFDTVRSVPNHAAEVVSRAKAGEIPFVTLDSSPADAASPAADSSEDGEDDKKKKKKKKKKKKKK; encoded by the coding sequence ATGCAAGACCACGGCAATCCGGGAAAAGAGTCGATAACCAGACCGGAACCACCCCTCAAGGTCCCCAATAAAATCTATGAAACTGAGCTGTATCGGCTGCAAACCGAGCTGGCAAAACTGCAGCGGTGGGTGAAACAGACCGGAGCCCGAATCGTGGTCATCTTCGAAGGCCGCGATGCCGCCGGAAAAGGCGGCACCATCAAACGTCTGACCGAGTACCTTTCACCGCGTGTCGCCCGGGTCGTGGCGCTGCCCACCCCTACAGAACGCGAAAAAACCCAGTGGTATTTCCAGCGCTACATATCCCACCTGCCCGCGGCCGGAGAAATCGTAATTTTTGACCGTTCCTGGTACAACCGTGCCGGGGTTGAGAAAGTCATGGGGTTCGCCACCCCGATTCAAGTACAAAAGTTTATGCAGCAGTGCCCGACTTTTGAACGAATGCTGGTCGAGGACGGCATCATGCTGCGCAAATACTGGTTCTCAGTGTCCGACAAAGTCCAGTACGAGCGGTTTTCCCGGCGTTTGCACGATCCGCTACGCCAATGGAAACTGTCCCCCATGGACTTGGAATCGATCACCCGGTGGGAGGACTATTCGCGGGCAAAAGACGAGATGCTGGTGCATACCGACACGACGGAATGCCCGTGGTATCAGGTGTCTTCGGACTCTAAGAAAGCCGCGCGGCTCAATATGATTGCCCACTTCTTGTCCACTATCCCCTATACGGATTTGCCCAGCGATACCGCCCCCATTACCTTGCCCGAGCGTCCGCCCTCGAGCGGGTACGTGCGCACATCGTTCGATACGGTTCGTTCCGTGCCTAATCATGCTGCCGAAGTGGTGAGCCGCGCCAAAGCCGGGGAGATTCCGTTTGTGACGTTGGATTCCTCACCTGCTGATGCGGCGTCACCGGCTGCCGACAGTTCTGAGGACGGCGAGGACGACAAGAAGAAGAAAAAGAAAAAGAAAAAGAAGAAAAAGAAGAAGTAG
- a CDS encoding UvrD-helicase domain-containing protein — translation MNDLFSTLAEGSGGEIPVSAILPRGAVAQPDTPDTSSDFAHWSGVDAARREDWKSRKVAAIVEGLNPEQQAAVTHESGPLLVMAGAGSGKTRVLTRRIAWLLATERIRPWEVLAITFTNKAAAEMRERVEALVGNAAKYMWVSTFHSACVRILRSEADTLGVTRSFSIYDTADTKALLNRIIRGRGLDPKRFTPKSFAAKISQAKNELITPEAFALDAGIDKMSQLTAEIYTEYQQLLRRANAFDFDDLIASTVFLWKAHPDILARYRAKFRHVLVDEYQDTNPAQYELIRLLTLGAAGDAQPPAELTVVGDSDQSIYAFRGATIRNIEEFESDFPGATTVYLEQNYRSTGTILSVANAIISENEGRRKKRLWTEAGQGVQAVMYAADTDRDEAAFIVRELLTLRQEGSSWDDFAVFYRTNAQSRSLEEMLTREGIPYRVVGGTKFYDRREIKDAIAYLCAAANPADDGNLLRVLNEPKRGLGDKAVATIREVSLGESLNFGQALRQFLPGGTHHGDLSAKASAGIAEFVGVLDAMRALDAAGAPLDEILDTALEDSGYLPKLRKSNDPQDDARVENLAELRNVAQDFSLSEPDARLADFLERISLVADADQLPDTTAQPEHPTDPASPAAAPEVTLMTVHTAKGLEFNTVFVTGMEDGLFPHSRSLENPQDVAEERRLAYVAVTRARQRLYLTRCAARSVFGETVTMPASRFLDDIPVELVDNRREATTVDYYGGLASRGYGEPASSAYGYGGRGGAAGGYGTYRGGRGPSGSRGSSSAGGGKFANSRIGLTTARDLAGGKDSAAAPAKKAKAKPAGKIPELHVGQRVRHDIYGEGKVTGLEGQGKGTIATVKFRTGAAKRLLLNFAPLTPVD, via the coding sequence ATGAATGATTTGTTTTCTACCCTTGCCGAAGGTTCTGGCGGCGAGATCCCCGTGTCGGCGATTCTGCCGCGCGGGGCGGTCGCGCAGCCTGATACCCCCGACACGTCCTCCGATTTTGCGCACTGGTCCGGGGTGGATGCGGCGCGTCGCGAGGACTGGAAGTCTCGCAAAGTTGCCGCGATTGTGGAGGGTTTGAACCCGGAACAGCAGGCCGCGGTGACCCACGAGTCCGGTCCGCTCCTGGTAATGGCAGGAGCAGGTTCGGGCAAGACTCGTGTGCTGACCCGACGGATTGCGTGGCTGCTGGCGACCGAGCGAATCCGCCCTTGGGAAGTTCTGGCGATAACTTTCACCAACAAGGCGGCCGCGGAAATGCGTGAACGAGTCGAAGCCCTGGTCGGCAACGCCGCGAAATACATGTGGGTGTCGACATTCCACAGCGCCTGCGTGCGGATTTTGCGCTCCGAAGCTGACACCCTGGGGGTGACCCGGTCCTTTTCCATCTATGACACCGCCGACACGAAAGCCCTGCTGAACCGCATCATCAGGGGCCGGGGACTGGACCCGAAACGTTTCACCCCGAAGTCTTTTGCCGCCAAAATTTCCCAAGCCAAAAATGAACTCATCACCCCCGAAGCGTTTGCCCTAGACGCTGGTATCGACAAAATGAGTCAGCTCACGGCCGAAATCTATACCGAGTATCAGCAGCTACTGCGCCGGGCCAACGCGTTCGACTTTGACGACCTCATTGCGTCTACGGTCTTTCTATGGAAGGCTCATCCCGATATTTTGGCGCGCTATCGAGCGAAATTCCGTCATGTTTTGGTGGATGAATACCAGGATACGAACCCGGCGCAATATGAGCTGATTCGCTTGCTCACGCTGGGCGCAGCGGGCGATGCCCAGCCTCCTGCTGAACTGACGGTGGTGGGGGACTCGGACCAGTCGATTTATGCGTTCCGTGGTGCCACGATTCGCAACATCGAAGAATTTGAGTCGGATTTCCCCGGCGCCACCACGGTTTATTTGGAACAAAACTACCGTTCGACCGGCACGATTTTGTCGGTAGCGAACGCGATTATCTCGGAAAACGAGGGGCGGCGGAAAAAACGTCTCTGGACCGAAGCCGGACAGGGCGTGCAGGCCGTAATGTATGCGGCTGACACCGACCGAGACGAGGCCGCTTTCATCGTCCGAGAACTGCTCACGCTACGCCAGGAAGGCTCGTCTTGGGACGACTTTGCCGTGTTTTACCGGACCAATGCCCAGTCGCGTTCCCTGGAGGAAATGCTGACGCGGGAAGGCATCCCTTACCGGGTCGTGGGGGGCACCAAGTTCTATGACCGGCGTGAAATTAAGGACGCTATCGCCTACCTGTGCGCCGCAGCGAACCCGGCCGACGACGGCAACCTGCTGCGGGTGCTGAACGAACCGAAACGCGGTTTGGGGGACAAAGCGGTAGCGACTATTCGTGAGGTGTCGCTGGGCGAAAGCCTCAATTTCGGCCAGGCTTTGCGCCAATTCCTGCCGGGAGGAACCCATCACGGCGACTTGAGCGCGAAAGCCAGCGCGGGGATTGCCGAGTTTGTGGGCGTTTTGGATGCGATGCGGGCTCTGGACGCGGCGGGCGCCCCGTTGGATGAAATCTTGGACACGGCCCTAGAGGACAGCGGCTATCTGCCGAAACTGCGGAAGTCTAATGACCCCCAGGACGATGCGCGGGTGGAGAACCTGGCGGAACTGCGTAACGTAGCGCAGGACTTTTCCCTTTCCGAGCCCGATGCTCGCCTGGCAGATTTCTTAGAGCGGATCTCCCTGGTGGCAGACGCGGATCAGCTTCCTGACACCACTGCCCAGCCCGAACACCCTACTGACCCCGCGTCCCCCGCCGCCGCGCCGGAAGTAACCCTGATGACGGTGCATACCGCCAAAGGACTGGAGTTCAACACCGTGTTCGTGACCGGGATGGAGGACGGGTTGTTCCCGCACTCGCGTTCCTTGGAAAATCCTCAGGACGTGGCGGAGGAACGTCGGCTCGCTTACGTGGCGGTCACCAGGGCGCGCCAGCGGTTGTACCTGACTCGTTGCGCCGCGCGTTCGGTGTTTGGCGAGACGGTAACGATGCCGGCTTCACGGTTCTTGGACGACATCCCGGTCGAACTTGTCGATAACCGGCGCGAAGCCACCACTGTGGACTATTACGGTGGGCTCGCGTCCCGCGGTTATGGCGAACCGGCCAGCTCCGCTTACGGTTACGGCGGCCGCGGGGGAGCTGCGGGTGGCTACGGCACTTACCGTGGCGGTCGGGGACCGTCCGGGTCACGAGGCTCGAGCTCCGCGGGTGGGGGCAAGTTCGCCAACTCCCGGATTGGGCTCACCACGGCGCGCGACTTGGCCGGCGGCAAAGACTCGGCAGCCGCACCGGCGAAAAAGGCGAAAGCGAAACCGGCGGGCAAAATCCCCGAACTTCACGTGGGCCAGCGAGTCCGCCACGACATTTACGGGGAGGGCAAAGTCACCGGCTTGGAGGGCCAAGGCAAAGGCACCATCGCCACCGTGAAGTTCCGCACGGGTGCCGCCAAACGGCTGCTGCTGAACTTTGCCCCACTCACCCCGGTCGATTAA